In Cherax quadricarinatus isolate ZL_2023a chromosome 35, ASM3850222v1, whole genome shotgun sequence, the following are encoded in one genomic region:
- the Ogg1 gene encoding N-glycosylase/DNA lyase isoform X1, with translation MCPGSRVFRLKCAKSELRLDITLQCGQSFRWREISPGQWRGIIRNRVWTLSQDDSHIMFQTHSSENVSARQTDLSKQVSTIQMKQKASFGQATKRKNTEDIKMSPTNKRIRNNQYTKIYDCEINELNDIGENKLKEELRNYFRLDISLESMYSLWSKADVNFAAVSPQFHGVRIMNQDAVENVFSFICSSNNNIQRISLLVERLCKIYGSPLAAVDGITWHSFPGVSSLAAPGVEETLREHGFGYRAKYIHKSAQMIMEEGGDSWLHSLRSLPYYECHSQLMRLPGVGAKVSDCICLMSMGHLSAIPVDTHVFQIAARDYLPHLRTCKTVTEKVYHEIADHFRNVFGEYAGWAHSVRQMIMQYSNISLIWNSVAILNFPRYI, from the exons ATGGCGTGAAATCAGTCCTGGGCAATGGAGAGGAATTATCAGAAATAGGGTTTGGACACTCTCTCAAGATGACTCTCATATCATGTTCCAAACTCACTCCTCAGAGAATGTGTCTGCAAGACAGACAGACTTATCAAAGCAGGTCTCCACAATCCAGATGAAACAGAAAGCATCTTTTGGTCAAGCTACAAAAAGGAAAAACACTGAAGACATAAAAATGTCACCAACTAATAAAAGAATAAGAAATAACCAGTATACAAAAATTTATGATTGTGAAATTAACGAATTAAATGATATTGGCGAAAATAAATTAAAGGAAGAATTGAGAAACTATTTCCGGTTGGACATATCTCTGGAGAGCATGTACTCTTTGTGGTCTAAAGCTGATGTTAATTTTGCTGCGGTGTCCCCACAGTTCCATGGTGTAAGAATAATGAATCAGGATGCAGTTGAGAATGTATTTTCTTTTATATGCTCATCAAATAATAATATTCAGAg GATCAGCTTACTGGTTGAGCGGTTATGTAAGATTTATGGTTCTCCTTTGGCTGCTGTGGATGGCATCACTTGGCACTCCTTCCCAGGGGTATCATCTCTAGCTGCTCCGGGCGTTGAGGAAACTCTGAGAGAGCATGGGTTTGGTTACAG AGCCAAATATATTCACAAGTCAGCACAAATGATCATGGAGGAAGGTGGTGACTCATGGCTTCACTCGCTCAGATCACTTCCCTATTATGAGTGTCATTCACAGCTCATGCGTCTCCCTGGTGTTGGTGCCAAA GTGAGTGACTGCATCTGCCTTATGTCTATGGGTCATCTAAGTGCCATTCCTGTTGACACCCATGTATTTCAAATCGCTGCTAGAGACTACCTGCCTCATCTACGCACCTGCAAAACTGTTACTGAGAAAGTTTATCATGAAATTGCTGATCACTTTCGAAATGTATTTGGAGAATATGCTGGATGGGCTCATTCAGTAAGACAAATGATTATGCAGTACAGTAATATTTCTCTTATTTGGAACTCTGTTGCCATTCTAAATTTTCCCAgatatatttaa
- the Ogg1 gene encoding N-glycosylase/DNA lyase isoform X3: MFQTHSSENVSARQTDLSKQVSTIQMKQKASFGQATKRKNTEDIKMSPTNKRIRNNQYTKIYDCEINELNDIGENKLKEELRNYFRLDISLESMYSLWSKADVNFAAVSPQFHGVRIMNQDAVENVFSFICSSNNNIQRISLLVERLCKIYGSPLAAVDGITWHSFPGVSSLAAPGVEETLREHGFGYRAKYIHKSAQMIMEEGGDSWLHSLRSLPYYECHSQLMRLPGVGAKVSDCICLMSMGHLSAIPVDTHVFQIAARDYLPHLRTCKTVTEKVYHEIADHFRNVFGEYAGWAHSVRQMIMQYSNISLIWNSVAILNFPRYI; the protein is encoded by the exons ATGTTCCAAACTCACTCCTCAGAGAATGTGTCTGCAAGACAGACAGACTTATCAAAGCAGGTCTCCACAATCCAGATGAAACAGAAAGCATCTTTTGGTCAAGCTACAAAAAGGAAAAACACTGAAGACATAAAAATGTCACCAACTAATAAAAGAATAAGAAATAACCAGTATACAAAAATTTATGATTGTGAAATTAACGAATTAAATGATATTGGCGAAAATAAATTAAAGGAAGAATTGAGAAACTATTTCCGGTTGGACATATCTCTGGAGAGCATGTACTCTTTGTGGTCTAAAGCTGATGTTAATTTTGCTGCGGTGTCCCCACAGTTCCATGGTGTAAGAATAATGAATCAGGATGCAGTTGAGAATGTATTTTCTTTTATATGCTCATCAAATAATAATATTCAGAg GATCAGCTTACTGGTTGAGCGGTTATGTAAGATTTATGGTTCTCCTTTGGCTGCTGTGGATGGCATCACTTGGCACTCCTTCCCAGGGGTATCATCTCTAGCTGCTCCGGGCGTTGAGGAAACTCTGAGAGAGCATGGGTTTGGTTACAG AGCCAAATATATTCACAAGTCAGCACAAATGATCATGGAGGAAGGTGGTGACTCATGGCTTCACTCGCTCAGATCACTTCCCTATTATGAGTGTCATTCACAGCTCATGCGTCTCCCTGGTGTTGGTGCCAAA GTGAGTGACTGCATCTGCCTTATGTCTATGGGTCATCTAAGTGCCATTCCTGTTGACACCCATGTATTTCAAATCGCTGCTAGAGACTACCTGCCTCATCTACGCACCTGCAAAACTGTTACTGAGAAAGTTTATCATGAAATTGCTGATCACTTTCGAAATGTATTTGGAGAATATGCTGGATGGGCTCATTCAGTAAGACAAATGATTATGCAGTACAGTAATATTTCTCTTATTTGGAACTCTGTTGCCATTCTAAATTTTCCCAgatatatttaa